The DNA segment AGTATCTGAACATGCGGGACCGTCGCACATGAGCAACGACACGCAACCGCATTTGTTGATTGTCGATGACGACGCCCGCATCCGCGCATTGTTGCACAAATACCTTCTGCGCAACGGCTTTCTGGTCACCGCAGCCCGTGACGCCGCCCATGCACGCCGCCTGATGCTGGGCCTTAGCTTTGATCTGATCGTGCTGGATGTCATGATGCCCGGCGAAGATGGCATCAGCCTGACACGCCACATCCATTCGCAAGGCACCGCCCCGGTGCTGCTGCTGACCGCCCGAGGAGAGGCCGAAGACCGCATCACCGGACTAGAGGCGGGCGCAGATGATTACCTGCCCAAACCGTTCGAGCCGCGCGAGTTGTTGCTGCGCATCAACTCCATCCTGCGCCGCAATCCGCAGCAAAATGCGACTGCAATCTTGCCGCAGATATTGGTTATTGGACCATTGCGCTATGATCTGGAACGCGGCGAGTTGAAACAGGATGACAGGCCCGTCCGCCTGACCCAGACCGAGGCTGCGATCATGCGCCTGTTCTGTGAAAACCCTGGCGAGGTGATAAGCCGCGAAGCGCTGGTCGACCATCTAAGCCGCGACCGCGCCGGGCATGGGGGCATGGTCGGGCAGGAACGCGCGGTTGACGTGCAGATCACCCGCCTGCGCCGCAAGCTGGAACACGACCCCAAAAACCCCCGCCATCTGCAAACGGTGCGGGGCGCGGGCTATATGCTGGTAACGGACTGAGCGCAGAATGACAAAAGGCCCCGGAGTCGCCTCCGGGGCCTTTCTGAATTTTGGTGACGGGGCTTATTCAGCCTGTTCTGCCGCGATTTCTTCGCCAGTTTCCTGATTGACCAGTTTCATAGTCAAACGGACCTTGCCGCGATCGTCGAAGCCCAGAAGCTTGACCTTCACTTCCTGACCTTCCTTCAGAACATCCGAAGGGTGGTTCAGGCGGCGGTTCTCGATCTGGCTGACATGCACCAGACCGTCGCGCTTGCCAAAGAAGTTCACGAACGCGCCGAAATCGACCAGCTTCACAACCTTGCCAGTATAGACCATGCCAACTTCCGGCTCTGCCACGATCGAATAGATCATGTCATAGGCCTTTTTGATGGCGTCCTGATCGTTCGAGGCGATCTTGATCGTGCCGTCATCGTTGATATCGACCTTGGCACCCGAGACTTCGACAATCTCGCGGATGACCTTGCCGCCAGTGCCGATGACTTCGCGGATTTTATCCGTTGGCACCTGCATGGTTTCGATCTTGGGCGCATACTGGCTGAAACCAGCGGGCGCTGTCAGGGCTTGTGACATTTCACCCATGATGTGCATCCGCGCATCCTTGGCTTGTGCCAGTGCCTGTTCCATGATCTCGAAGGTGATGCCTGCAACCTTGATGTCCATTTGCAGGCTGGTAATGCCCTCGGACGTACCGGCAACCTTGAAATCCATATCGCCAAGGTGGTCTTCGTCACCCAGAATATCGGTCAGAACAGCGAATTTACCGTCTTCTTCAAGGATCAGGCCCATCGCAACCCCAGCCACAGGGGCTTTCAGTGGCACGCCTGCATCCATCATCGACAGTGACCCGCCACAGACCGATGCCATCGAGGATGACCCGTTCGATTCCGTGATCTCGGACACCATGCGGATGGTGTAGGGGAAGTCGGTTGCCGCAGGCAAAACCGCCTGCAATGCGCGCCAAGCCAGCTTGCCATGCCCGACTTCACGACGACCGGGAGGGCCGAAACGCCCAACTTCGCCCACCGAATAGGGGGGGAAGTTGTAATGCAGCATGAAGTTAGATTTGGACGTGCCGGTCAGTGCGTCGATGAACTGCTCATCATCGCCGGTGCCCAGTGTCGTGACGCACAGCGCTTGCGTTTCACCGCGTGTGAACAACGCCGAGCCGTGTGTACGCGGCAAAAGGCCGGTTTCGGCAACGATCTGGCGCACGGTCTTGGTGTCGCGCCCGTCAACACGTGGCTCGCCATTGATGATGGCACCGCGCAGGATCGAGCTTTCCAGCTTTTTCAGGGCTGAACCAAGGTTCTCATCCGCTAGTTGCTCTTCGCTGAGTGCGGCCTTGATTGCGTCGCGCGCCTCGCCGATTGCGGCAACACGCTCTTGCTTGTCGCGCAGGGCGAAAGCGGCGCGCATCTGTGTCTCGCCCGCAGCTTTGACCGCCGTATACAGGTCCGAGTAATCGGGTGCCTGAAAGTCGAAAGGCTCTTTCGCGGCATCTTCGGCCAGATCAACGATCAGGTCGATCACCGGCTGGATGTTTTCATGCGCGAATTTCACCGCGCCCAGCATTTCAGCCTCGGTCAGCTCATAGGCTTCCGATTCAACCATCATCACGGCATCTTTTGTGCCTGCGACAACCAGATCAAGGCGCTGCTCGGGGTTCTCGCGCAGCTTTTCCATGTCCTGACATTCGGGGTTCAGGATGTACGCGCCATCGGCATAGCCCACACGGCATGCCGCAATTGGCCCCATGAACGGGACACCCGAAATGGTCAGCGCGGCCGAAGCTGCGATCATCGCAACCATGTCGGGCTCATTCACCAGATCGTGGCTCAGCACAGTGCAGATGACCAGAACTTCGTTCTTGAAGCCATCTACGAACAGCGGGCGGATCGGACGGTCGATCAGACGCGAGGTCAGCACTTCCTTGTCAGAAGGGCGCGCTTCGCGTTTCAGAAAACCACCGGGCACTTTACCCGCAGCGTAGTATTTTTCAACATAATGCACGGTCAGCGGAAAGAAATCCTGCCCCGGCTTGGCTTGTTTGGCGTAGGTCACATTGGCCATGACCGATGTCTCGCCCAAAGTGGCGATGACCGAACCGTCAGCCTGGCGGGCAATCTTGCCCGTTTCCAGTGTCAGCGTCTCTTCGCCCCACTGGATTGATTTTTTTACGATATTGAACATTCAGCGTATCCTCATAGAAAGCACCAGCCCTCTGGCCTTTCCGTTTCCAATAGCGGCCCCATTGCCGCCGACCCCAATCCTAATGCATCACGCCGGGGTCACTGCGTCACGTCTCAGATAGCGCGGGCCTTACAGGAAAATGGCGCATAAGAAAAGCGGGAAAGCCGGTGGGCTTTCCCGCTTGAATTGCGACAAGCAGAGCTTAGTAGCGGTAATGCTCTGGCTTGAACGGCCCTTCAACCGTCACACCGATATAGTCGGCCTGATCCGGCTTCAGTTCTGTCAGCTTCACGCCGATCCGCTCCAGATGCAGGCGCGCGACCTTTTCATCCAGATGTTTGGGCAGAACAAAGACACCGGGGCGATACTCGTCACCCTTGGTCCATAATTCGATCTGCGCCAGCACCTGATTGGTGAAGCTGGCCGACATCACAAAACTGGGGTGGCCGGTGGCATTGCCAAGGTTCAAAAGGCGACCTTGGCTCAGCAGGATCATGCGATTGCCCGAGGGCATCTCGATCATATCCACCTGATCCTTGATGTTGGTCCATTTGTGGTTTTTCAGCGCCGCCACCTGAATTTCATTGTCGAAATGGCCGATATTGCCGACAATCGCCATGTCCTTCATCTCGCGCATGTGCTCGATGCGGATGACGTCCTTGTTGCCGGTGGTGGTGATGAAAATATCGGCGGTGGACACCACATCTTCCAGCGTCGTCACCTCAAACCCGTCCATCGCGGCTTGCAGCGCGCAGATCGGGTCAATCTCGGTCACTTTCACGCGTGCGCCCGCACCTTGCAACGACGCGGCAGAGCCTTTGCCCACATCGCCGTAACCGCAAACCACGGCGACCTTGCCTGCCATCATCGTGTCGGTTGCGCGGCGGATGCCATCGACCAGCGATTCCTTGCAGCCATATTTGTTGTCGAATTTCGATTTGGTCACGCTGTCATTGACGTTGATCGCAGGGAAAGGCAGCAGGCCTTTCTTGTGCAGGTCATACAAACGGTGCACGCCGGTCGTGGTTTCTTCCGACACACCCTTGATCGCGTCGCGCGTCCTGGTGAACCAGCCGGGGCTTTGGGCCATACGCTTGGCGATCTGGGCCTTGATGACCTCTTCTTCCTCGGATGAAGGGACAGGGATGATATCTTCGCCCGCTTCGGCGCGCGCACCCAGCAAGACATACAGCGTGGCATCGCCCCCGTCATCAAGGATCATATTCGCGCCGTCAGCGAACATGAAAGAGCGGTCCAGATAGTCCCAATGCTCTTCCAGCGTCTGGCCCTTGATGGCGAAAACCGGGGTTCCACCTGCGGCAATGGCAGCGGCGGCGTGGTCTTGCGTGGAATAGATGTTGCACGACGCCCAACGCACATCAGCCCCAAGTGCTACCAGCGTTTCAATCAGTACTGCGGTCTGGATGGTCATATGCAACGATCCGACAATCCGCGCGCCGCTCAAGGGCTGGCTTTCGCCATATTCCGCACGCAACGCCATCAGGCCGGGCATTTCCGTTTCCGCAATCGCAATTTCCTTGCGCCCGAATTCGGCCAGCGAAATGTCTTTTACAATGTAGTCTTGTGCCATCTGCCGAATATCCTTTGAACCGATGTTTGCTGCGCTGCGACATAGCACTGCCCCCCCTGACAGACAAGTGAACGCCTGTTATAGATATATCGTGATGAGGCAGCACCTTTTCATTTGCCTTTGGTGTTGTAGCTTGAAACGCTATCTGTAAAACTCGAAACGGAATAATAGCGTGGATTTTGGGTGCAAAAAAACGTGAAATGTAAGCAAAATTGGTGGCCGTGCGCGCCGAATACAACATCAGCCGCGCTGACTGCCCTATTGCTGTCTGGCATTCCTGCACAAGCATTCGATGCGCTTGAAATTACATTTCAAGGCGAAGATAGCGCACTGGAAACCGCGCTGCGGCGATCTTCTTTGTTGCAATCTGCGCGAGATGAAGGGGTAGAAGACCCTTTTGAAGTGTTCGCAATAGCACGCGCTGAATATGGCCAGTTGATCGGCACATTTTACGAGGCCGGATTTTACGCGCCGCAGATTTCCGTGCGCATTGACGGGCGCGAGGCGGCGGATATTTCGCCCTTGAACCCACCCGCCACGATTGGCCGGATTGACCTGATCCTGACCGAAGGGCCGGCTTTTGTCTTTGGTCAGGCGCAGCTTGGCCCCTTGGCGCGCGACACGGAACTGTCTGATGACTTCGCGTCAGGGCAGCCCGCGCGCAGCACAGTGATCCGCGATGCCACCACAGATGCCGTGGATGGCTGGCGCGAGCTTGGCCACGCGAAAGCTGAACCGACAGACCAGCAGATCACCGCGCGCCACCCGCCGGGCGCGCTGGATGTCGCTGTGCAGATCACGCCCGGCCCGCGCCTGCGTTTTGGCCAGTTGCGCCCCGATGGCCAGCGCCGCACCCGTCCGGCGCGGATCGTCAAGATTGCAGGCTTGCCCACGGGCGAAGTTTTCTCACCTCGGGATGTGCAGCGCGCGGCAGAGCGGTTGCGCCGGACAGGCACTTTTGCCTCAGTCGCATTGCGAGAGGCGGATGAGGCCAACCCCGATGGCACGCTGGATATTGACGCCTCTGTGGTCGAGGCACCCTTGCGCCGGATTGGGGCCGGGGTGGAATTTGATACCGAAGCAGGCGGTAAACTCAGCGCGTTCTGGTTGCACCGCAACCTGTTCGGCGGGGCAGAGCGGTTTCGCATTGAAGGCATGGTTGGCGGGCTTGGGGCGCGCAGTGGCAAGCTGGACTACCGCCTTGGCGTAGAATTTTCGCGCCCAGCCACCTTCACCCCTGATACGACGTTGAATATCGGCGCCTTTGTCGAGACGGAGCGCGAATCCGACTTTGAAGCACAGCGTGCACGCCTCGATATCGGGTTGGTGCACCGCTTTAGCGACGAGTTGACCTTTGGGGCCGGTATCGCGGCATTGCTGGAACGCGCAGATGTAGGGCCAAACCTGCAAACCCAGAGGAATTACCAACTGTTGCTGTTGCCGCTAGACGTAACGTGGGACCGACGCGACAGCGAGCGCGCGCCGACACGCGGTTTTTATGCGCGTGGCGAAGCAATGCCATTTTTTGGTCTGCGCGACAGCGATAGTGGCGCTCGGGTCTATGCGGATTTGCGCGGATACCGCGCCTTCGGGCAGGATGACGGCATAGTTCTTGCTGGTCGCGCGCAAGCGGGTGCTGTGTTCGGCGCTGATCTGGATGGCACGCCGCGCGATTTGCTGTTTTATTCGGGTGGCGGTGGAAGTGTCCGCGGTCAGCCCTTCCGGTCGCTTGGTGTGACCCGCGGTGGCGTCAGGTCTGGCGGTCAGGGCTTTGCTGCGCTGTCGGCAGAGGTGCGCGTGCGTGCCACAGATACAATCGGCGTGGTTGGATTTGCCGATGCCGGCTATGTGTCGGAAGGCGCGTTTTCCGGCAGCTCCGACTGGCACGCGGGCGCAGGGATCGGGCTGCGCTATGACACTGTGGTGGGGCCAATACGCGTTGATGTCGGCTATCCTGTCGCGGGCGATACCGGACGCGGATTCCAGCTGTATCTGGGCATTGGGCAGGCGTTTTGATGAAAATCATCCGGCCCCTCATTCAATGGTTCTTTTGCGCCACATTGATCGTGACGCCTGTCGCAATGGCGCAGGAAACCGAACCCGAGGCTGAAGGCGAAAGCGTGACGGAAACGCTGCTGCCGCGCGCGGGCGAAAGTGATGTCGGCTATCTGACCCGTCTGTTGCAGGACGGGCTGTCCGAAAGTGGCCGCGATGTGCGCATCGGGGGCTTTAGTGGCGCATTGTCATCGCGTGCAACATTCGATGAGTTGAGCATTGAAGATGACGAAGGTGTCTGGCTGCTGGTCGAAGGGGCGGCACTGCAATGGAACCGCTCGGCCCTATTCCAGCGCCGTATAGAGATTGGCGAAATCTCTGCCGAACGTGTGACGATATTGCGCGCGCCTGTGGGCGACGACAGCGAAGGGGGCGAGCTGTTCACCCTGCCTGATTTCGAGTTGCCGGAACTGCCACTCTCTGTCCAACTGGACCAGATGCAGATCGGTGAGGTTATCTTGGGCGAGGCGCTGTTCGGGCAGGAGTTGCGCGCAAGCGTGCGCGGGTCTGCCTCGCTGGCCGATGGCGAAGGCAATGCGCAATTGCAGATCGACCGGATTGACGATGTCGCAGGGCAGTTCCGCCTTGACGCTGCATTCTCGAACGAGACGCGCGTACTCAGTCTGGATCTGGCAATCGAGGAAGACGCGGGCGGGTTGGCTGTCACGATGCTGGACATTCCAGACAGCCCCTCTGCTGCGCTCACAGTTTTGGGCGAAGGCCCGATTGAGGATTTCGCCGCCGATATTACACTGGCGACCAATGGCGAACCTCGCGTCGAGGGGCAGTTCCAGTTGCAAACCGCCCAACCCGGTGTCGCGCAGGCCATCAGACTGGACCTTGCTGGCGATCTGCGCCCCTTGCTGCAAGAGGAATTCCACCCGTTTTTCGGCGAGAACAGCCGCCTGAACACGCGTGCCAGACGGTTTGACGATGGCAGCCTGTCGCTGGATGATCTGGATATCCGCACTGACAAGCTGGGATTGCGCGGGCGTATGCGACTGGGCACCGAGAATTTGCCCGAACTGATCGACCTGCGCGGCGAAGTCTTGTCGCGCGACGGCTCGCGCGTGGTGCTGCCTGTCGGGGGCGGGGAAACCAGTATCGAGTCGGCAGAATTACGGCTGGCATTCGACGCATCCGAGAATGAAGACTGGGAGTTGGTGCTGGACCTGCTGGGCTATGACGATGGGGATTTCAAGGTTGAAAGCCTGTTCATAAACGGCCTTGGGCGGATCACCTCGGACGGTTTTGGCGAGAATATTGACGTGGTCGATGCGCTGATCGATTTCACCGCCTTGGGGCTGGAGGCAACCGATCCGGGCTTGAACGAAGCGCTTGGGCCGTCTGTTTCTGGTTCGTTGGCGATGATCTGGCGCGAAGACAGACCCTTGCTGTTGCCTGGCTTTCAGCTTGAGGGCCGCGATTACGCCTTGAACGGGCGCGCGCGGCTGGATGAGGGCGTGATTTTCGCCAATACCTTTGCGGAATTTCGGGATGTCGCGCGGCTGTCGACATTGGCGGGCCGACCGCTATCGGGCGGCGTGCAGGCGCAGGTCGATGCAACCATTGGGCCCGAACGCGACCGCTTTCTTGTCGCAGCCCAAATCACCGGCCAGAACCTGACACTGGATCAGACCGAGCTGGACCTGCTGCTGGCCGGCGAAAGTCAGATCACAATCGATGCACATGGTGCCGACGGGCGCATCATCCTGCGCCAACTGGAAGCCACGGCCCGCACCCTGCGCGCCGATCTGCGCGGCGAGCTTTCAGACGATGACATAGAGTTGCGCGGCGAGATCGACTTTTCGGATCTGTCGGTTTTGGGTGATGCTTATGGCGGCGCGCTCGATGCACAGCTTGCCTTGCGCGGCCCGCGTGAGCGAGAGGCGTTGACCCTTGAAGCGGTCGCGCGCGACCTGACTGTCGGACAGGAAGATGCAAATCGTGCGTTGCGCGGGGAAACCCGCCTTGCACTGGAGGGGCAGCGCGATGGCGCGGCCATTGATCTGAGCAGTCTGCGGGTCAGCAACAGTGCCTTCACGCTGGATGCGGAAGGCCGCTATGAGGCGGGTGCCTCGCGGCTGGATGTGCGCAGCACCGTGCCCAATCTGGGCGCAATCCGACCCGGCCTTGGCGGGCGCATCGTCGCAGATGCAAGCCTGCGCGAAGACGGGGACGAGCGCCGCGTCACGCTGGAATCCACCGCCACAAACCTGCGCCTTGGTGCCGCGACGGCGGACAACCTGCTGGCAGGCACACACCAGTTGAATGCCAGCGTCGTGCAACGCCCCGACGAGGTGCTGCTCGAAACCCTGACGCTGACTGGCCCGCAGCTGAACGCGAATGTCACAGGCCGGATTGCCGACGGGCGGCCAGCGCTGGAACTTGATGCGCGGCTGAACAATCTGGCCGCTGTCGTTCCGGGGATCGAGGGGGCCGTATCGCTGTCAGGAACAGCCCGCGATACTGGCACCGGCTACGCGCTTGATATCGGGGTGTCTGGCCCAGCGGGCCTGACTGCGCAGATCGCGGGCGACATCTCGACCGAGTTGCAGGCCAACCTTGCAGTGCAGGGCAGCACCGATCTGGCGCTTATCAACCCAAGGCTAGAGCCGCGCTCGATCCAAGGGCCGGCCGAGTTCAATGTCACGTTGAATGGCCCGCTTGCATTATCGTCACTCAACGGCACGGCGCAGGCCAGCAATGTGACATTTGTCCTGCCGCAGCAAGGTATCCGTCTGGCAGATATTTCGGCGCAGGCGCAGATTACAGGCGGGCGCACTTCGGTCAATCTGGCGGGTCGGT comes from the Roseinatronobacter monicus genome and includes:
- the ahcY gene encoding adenosylhomocysteinase — encoded protein: MAQDYIVKDISLAEFGRKEIAIAETEMPGLMALRAEYGESQPLSGARIVGSLHMTIQTAVLIETLVALGADVRWASCNIYSTQDHAAAAIAAGGTPVFAIKGQTLEEHWDYLDRSFMFADGANMILDDGGDATLYVLLGARAEAGEDIIPVPSSEEEEVIKAQIAKRMAQSPGWFTRTRDAIKGVSEETTTGVHRLYDLHKKGLLPFPAINVNDSVTKSKFDNKYGCKESLVDGIRRATDTMMAGKVAVVCGYGDVGKGSAASLQGAGARVKVTEIDPICALQAAMDGFEVTTLEDVVSTADIFITTTGNKDVIRIEHMREMKDMAIVGNIGHFDNEIQVAALKNHKWTNIKDQVDMIEMPSGNRMILLSQGRLLNLGNATGHPSFVMSASFTNQVLAQIELWTKGDEYRPGVFVLPKHLDEKVARLHLERIGVKLTELKPDQADYIGVTVEGPFKPEHYRY
- the pnp gene encoding polyribonucleotide nucleotidyltransferase; this translates as MFNIVKKSIQWGEETLTLETGKIARQADGSVIATLGETSVMANVTYAKQAKPGQDFFPLTVHYVEKYYAAGKVPGGFLKREARPSDKEVLTSRLIDRPIRPLFVDGFKNEVLVICTVLSHDLVNEPDMVAMIAASAALTISGVPFMGPIAACRVGYADGAYILNPECQDMEKLRENPEQRLDLVVAGTKDAVMMVESEAYELTEAEMLGAVKFAHENIQPVIDLIVDLAEDAAKEPFDFQAPDYSDLYTAVKAAGETQMRAAFALRDKQERVAAIGEARDAIKAALSEEQLADENLGSALKKLESSILRGAIINGEPRVDGRDTKTVRQIVAETGLLPRTHGSALFTRGETQALCVTTLGTGDDEQFIDALTGTSKSNFMLHYNFPPYSVGEVGRFGPPGRREVGHGKLAWRALQAVLPAATDFPYTIRMVSEITESNGSSSMASVCGGSLSMMDAGVPLKAPVAGVAMGLILEEDGKFAVLTDILGDEDHLGDMDFKVAGTSEGITSLQMDIKVAGITFEIMEQALAQAKDARMHIMGEMSQALTAPAGFSQYAPKIETMQVPTDKIREVIGTGGKVIREIVEVSGAKVDINDDGTIKIASNDQDAIKKAYDMIYSIVAEPEVGMVYTGKVVKLVDFGAFVNFFGKRDGLVHVSQIENRRLNHPSDVLKEGQEVKVKLLGFDDRGKVRLTMKLVNQETGEEIAAEQAE
- a CDS encoding autotransporter assembly complex protein TamA, with product MKCKQNWWPCAPNTTSAALTALLLSGIPAQAFDALEITFQGEDSALETALRRSSLLQSARDEGVEDPFEVFAIARAEYGQLIGTFYEAGFYAPQISVRIDGREAADISPLNPPATIGRIDLILTEGPAFVFGQAQLGPLARDTELSDDFASGQPARSTVIRDATTDAVDGWRELGHAKAEPTDQQITARHPPGALDVAVQITPGPRLRFGQLRPDGQRRTRPARIVKIAGLPTGEVFSPRDVQRAAERLRRTGTFASVALREADEANPDGTLDIDASVVEAPLRRIGAGVEFDTEAGGKLSAFWLHRNLFGGAERFRIEGMVGGLGARSGKLDYRLGVEFSRPATFTPDTTLNIGAFVETERESDFEAQRARLDIGLVHRFSDELTFGAGIAALLERADVGPNLQTQRNYQLLLLPLDVTWDRRDSERAPTRGFYARGEAMPFFGLRDSDSGARVYADLRGYRAFGQDDGIVLAGRAQAGAVFGADLDGTPRDLLFYSGGGGSVRGQPFRSLGVTRGGVRSGGQGFAALSAEVRVRATDTIGVVGFADAGYVSEGAFSGSSDWHAGAGIGLRYDTVVGPIRVDVGYPVAGDTGRGFQLYLGIGQAF
- a CDS encoding response regulator — its product is MSNDTQPHLLIVDDDARIRALLHKYLLRNGFLVTAARDAAHARRLMLGLSFDLIVLDVMMPGEDGISLTRHIHSQGTAPVLLLTARGEAEDRITGLEAGADDYLPKPFEPRELLLRINSILRRNPQQNATAILPQILVIGPLRYDLERGELKQDDRPVRLTQTEAAIMRLFCENPGEVISREALVDHLSRDRAGHGGMVGQERAVDVQITRLRRKLEHDPKNPRHLQTVRGAGYMLVTD
- a CDS encoding translocation/assembly module TamB domain-containing protein; amino-acid sequence: MKIIRPLIQWFFCATLIVTPVAMAQETEPEAEGESVTETLLPRAGESDVGYLTRLLQDGLSESGRDVRIGGFSGALSSRATFDELSIEDDEGVWLLVEGAALQWNRSALFQRRIEIGEISAERVTILRAPVGDDSEGGELFTLPDFELPELPLSVQLDQMQIGEVILGEALFGQELRASVRGSASLADGEGNAQLQIDRIDDVAGQFRLDAAFSNETRVLSLDLAIEEDAGGLAVTMLDIPDSPSAALTVLGEGPIEDFAADITLATNGEPRVEGQFQLQTAQPGVAQAIRLDLAGDLRPLLQEEFHPFFGENSRLNTRARRFDDGSLSLDDLDIRTDKLGLRGRMRLGTENLPELIDLRGEVLSRDGSRVVLPVGGGETSIESAELRLAFDASENEDWELVLDLLGYDDGDFKVESLFINGLGRITSDGFGENIDVVDALIDFTALGLEATDPGLNEALGPSVSGSLAMIWREDRPLLLPGFQLEGRDYALNGRARLDEGVIFANTFAEFRDVARLSTLAGRPLSGGVQAQVDATIGPERDRFLVAAQITGQNLTLDQTELDLLLAGESQITIDAHGADGRIILRQLEATARTLRADLRGELSDDDIELRGEIDFSDLSVLGDAYGGALDAQLALRGPREREALTLEAVARDLTVGQEDANRALRGETRLALEGQRDGAAIDLSSLRVSNSAFTLDAEGRYEAGASRLDVRSTVPNLGAIRPGLGGRIVADASLREDGDERRVTLESTATNLRLGAATADNLLAGTHQLNASVVQRPDEVLLETLTLTGPQLNANVTGRIADGRPALELDARLNNLAAVVPGIEGAVSLSGTARDTGTGYALDIGVSGPAGLTAQIAGDISTELQANLAVQGSTDLALINPRLEPRSIQGPAEFNVTLNGPLALSSLNGTAQASNVTFVLPQQGIRLADISAQAQITGGRTSVNLAGRSANGGQISVGGDIDLATPITGDLRARLDAFRLIDPRLFETDVSGEIRITGELTQGPLLSGNLQLDRTELRIPRVGLAGRGYIPPDIRHVGESAGARQTRDRAGIFAGETHGRERRPPSLDINIDAPSRIFIRGRGLDAELGGSLRLTGTTADVIPIGQFGLIRGRLDLLGNRFTLNEGFASLQGDFVPFIRLIASTERDGVNAQIVLEGRADSPEIRFESTLPLPEEEIVSLLLFGRGFETLSLFQAAQLASSLATLSGRTDGIMERLRRNTGLDDLDVRTDEDGETSVRLGSYLTENIYTDVEVSPQGSAEVSINIDLSPSVTARGRIDNEGRAGVGLFFERDY